The Pseudomonadales bacterium sequence TGGCGGGCCTGCCGGGGGTGGAGCAGATCCGCTCGGTTTCACTGTTCGGGCTGTCCTTCGTTTCGGTCTACTTCGACGACGCGATGGACGTCTACTTCGCGCGTCGCCTGGTGATGGAACGCCTGCAGGAAGTCGCCGACCGCATCCCGCAAGGCTACGGCACACCCGAGATGGGGCCGAATTCCTCGGGGCTCGGGCAGGTCTTCTGGTACACCGTCGAGCGCAACGACGAAGCGCTGGCCGCAGGGATCAGCGACATGGACCTGCGCACCGTGCAGGACTGGTCGGTACGACTGATCCTGCGTACCGCTGCGGGCGTGGACGACGTACTGTCATGGGGCGGCCAGGAACGCCAGTTCCAGGTCGTGATCGACCCGTTGCGGCTGATCAAGTACGGGATCGGCTTTCGCGACGTGATCGAGGTCATCGAGACCAACAACCGCCAGGTGGGCGGGCAGTACGTCGACCTCGGCCCGGAGCAGTACCTGGTGCGCGGCCTCGGCCTGGTACGCAACGAAGCCGATATCGGCAGCATCGTGCTCAAGGTGAGCGACGGCACACCGGTCTACCTGCGTGATGTCGCAGACATCCGCCAGGCCCCGGCACTGCGTTTCGGCGCCGTGACCCGTGACGGCAAGGAAGTGGTGCTGGGCATGGCACTGTCGCGCCTCGGCAGCAACGCAGCCGAAGTGGTCGAGGCAATCCGCCAGAAGGCCGCCATCGTCAGGGATGCCCTGCCCGACGGCATCACGCTCAAGCCGGTCTACGAGCGCACCGATCTGGTCGAAAAGGCAGTCGCCACCGTCGAACGTGCACTGGTCGAAGGGGCGATCCTGGTCGCCGTGGTGCTGTTCCTGTTCCTCGGCGAGCTGCGCTCCGGGGTGGTCGTGATCGCGGCACTGCCGCTGTCGATACTGATTGCGTTCATCTGCATGGAGCACGTCGGCATGTCGGCGAACCTGATGTCGCTCGCCGGACTGGCGATCGGCATCGGCATGATGGTCGACGGTGCCGTCGTGATGACCGAGAACGCGTTCCGGATCATGGCCGAACGCCGCAAACACGGGATGGCGGTCGATCGCAGCGCGGCCGTGCTTGCCGCCGCCCACGAGGTCGCGAACCCGATCACTTTCGCGATCCTGATCATCGTCGTCGTGTTCCTGCCGCTGTTTTCGCTCGAGGGACTCGAAGCCAAGCTGTTCAAGCCGATGGCGTTCAACATCACGTTCGCCATGGCGGGATCGCTGCTGCTCTCGCTGACGCTGATCCCGGTGCTGGCGGCGCTGATCCTGAAGCCCGGCATCGAGCGCGACACGTGGCTGATGCGATGGATCAAGCGCCACTACCTGCCGCTGCTCGCGTGGTCGCAGCAGAACAAGCGCACGGTCGTCGTTGCAGCCTGCGTGGCACTGTTGCTGAGCCTCCTGCTGTTCCCGTTTCTCGGCAGGGAGTTCATGCCGCAATTGCAGGAAGGCTCGATCATGTGGCGCGTCACCTCGATCCCTTCGACCTCGCTTGCCGAATCGATCGAAATATCGAAGCGCATCGAACGGGCGCTGGCCGAATATCCGGAAGTCGAAACGACGCTCGCGATGATCGGGCGTGCCGAACGAGGGGAAACAGCCGATGTGAACTACATGGAGATCTACACCGGCCTGAAGCCGGCGAGCGAGCGCAAGCGTTCAGTACAGGAGCTGACCGAGGCGATGCGTGAAACACTGGAGCAGACGGTGCCGACTGCGGTGATCGCGTTCACGCAGCCAATCCAGATGCGTGTCGAGGAAATGGTTTCGGGCGTGCAGGCAACACTGGCACTCAAGCTCTACGGCGAAGACCTCGGCGAACTCGATCGCCTCAGCGCGAAGATCAAGGACGTCATCGCGAAAGTGCCCGGTGTCGCCGAGCTGTCGCTTGAGGCCAACCTCGGCAAGCCGCAGATCCGGATCCGCGTGAACCGCGATGCGCTGGCCCGCTACGGCATGAACGCCGACGAC is a genomic window containing:
- a CDS encoding efflux RND transporter permease subunit, with the protein product MLNRLVEASLRYKFLVIVAFLVIGFLGLRAVHTVPIDAFPDVTPVQVNIYTESPGLAAEDVEQLLTFQVESGMAGLPGVEQIRSVSLFGLSFVSVYFDDAMDVYFARRLVMERLQEVADRIPQGYGTPEMGPNSSGLGQVFWYTVERNDEALAAGISDMDLRTVQDWSVRLILRTAAGVDDVLSWGGQERQFQVVIDPLRLIKYGIGFRDVIEVIETNNRQVGGQYVDLGPEQYLVRGLGLVRNEADIGSIVLKVSDGTPVYLRDVADIRQAPALRFGAVTRDGKEVVLGMALSRLGSNAAEVVEAIRQKAAIVRDALPDGITLKPVYERTDLVEKAVATVERALVEGAILVAVVLFLFLGELRSGVVVIAALPLSILIAFICMEHVGMSANLMSLAGLAIGIGMMVDGAVVMTENAFRIMAERRKHGMAVDRSAAVLAAAHEVANPITFAILIIVVVFLPLFSLEGLEAKLFKPMAFNITFAMAGSLLLSLTLIPVLAALILKPGIERDTWLMRWIKRHYLPLLAWSQQNKRTVVVAACVALLLSLLLFPFLGREFMPQLQEGSIMWRVTSIPSTSLAESIEISKRIERALAEYPEVETTLAMIGRAERGETADVNYMEIYTGLKPASERKRSVQELTEAMRETLEQTVPTAVIAFTQPIQMRVEEMVSGVQATLALKLYGEDLGELDRLSAKIKDVIAKVPGVAELSLEANLGKPQIRIRVNRDALARYGMNADDVLTVVRTGIGNEPVSTLIDGVRRFEITARLDDGSKQSVQAIRDIPLQTAGGAIVPLSRVADVSTAEGYSFVRREQLQRYAVIQMDVQGRDVDGFVREANAAIAAGMKLPAGYWIEWGGTFENQQRALARLSLIVPLTIFFIFVLLYTAFNSIRYAALIIANVPFATIGGVVALWISGQYLSVPSAIGFIAVFGVAMLNGIVLVSFINELRAEGLSVATAVRRGCELRLRPVLMTASVAILGLVPMLLSHGIGAETQRPLATVVVGGLITSTLLTLVLLPIVYEWLESRAEH